A genomic stretch from Achromobacter spanius includes:
- a CDS encoding tRNA U-34 5-methylaminomethyl-2-thiouridine biosynthesis protein, with product MSIVSAFLVPGSPLPQLRPDIAPWGRLRDALAQAGKSLAESKPDCVLVYSTQWFAVLDQLWITRARSTGLHVDENWHEFGEQPFDIHSDSALAHRCVQACNDAGIKTRGVDYDQFPIDTGTITATTLMNFGSSSLPVVIAANNLYHSAEQTEQLGAIAASALQDKRVAVVGIGGLSNSMFRDNINLQEDHILSEADDTWNRRLLALMESGDVQALRASLPDYAKEAHPDMGLKQFHWLLGAMGGNFKQAIVHAYAPLYGSGGAVVEFKLQ from the coding sequence ATGAGCATCGTATCCGCGTTTCTTGTACCCGGCAGTCCGCTGCCGCAGTTGCGTCCCGACATTGCGCCGTGGGGCCGCCTGCGAGACGCCTTGGCGCAGGCCGGGAAATCGCTGGCCGAGTCCAAACCTGATTGCGTGCTGGTCTATTCCACGCAATGGTTTGCCGTGCTGGACCAGTTGTGGATCACGCGGGCACGCAGTACCGGACTGCATGTCGACGAAAACTGGCATGAGTTCGGCGAGCAGCCGTTCGACATTCATTCGGATTCAGCCCTGGCGCATCGCTGTGTCCAAGCCTGCAACGACGCAGGCATCAAGACGCGAGGCGTCGACTACGACCAGTTCCCGATCGACACGGGCACGATCACGGCGACCACGCTGATGAACTTCGGTTCATCGTCGCTGCCGGTCGTCATCGCGGCAAACAATCTTTATCACAGCGCCGAGCAGACCGAGCAACTTGGCGCCATCGCCGCGTCCGCCTTGCAGGACAAGCGTGTGGCGGTGGTCGGCATCGGTGGTCTGTCCAACAGCATGTTCCGCGACAACATCAACCTTCAGGAAGACCACATTCTTTCGGAAGCTGATGACACCTGGAACCGGCGTTTGCTCGCCCTGATGGAAAGCGGGGATGTGCAAGCGCTGCGCGCAAGCCTTCCCGACTATGCCAAGGAAGCGCATCCGGACATGGGGCTGAAGCAATTCCATTGGCTGCTTGGCGCGATGGGTGGGAATTTCAAGCAGGCCATCGTGCATGCGTACGCGCCGCTGTATGGCAGCGGCGGCGCCGTCGTGGAGTTCAAGCTCCAGTAG
- a CDS encoding tRNA U-34 5-methylaminomethyl-2-thiouridine biosynthesis protein, which yields MSEGMILSGFLAPHPPHLVYGENPPQNEPRSEGGWEPLRWAYEQARESIERMKPDVLLVHSPHWITQVGHHFLGVPRLTGRSVDPIFPNIFRYDFGMDVDVELAEACCAEAANLGLVSKMMRNPKFRPDYGTITTLHMIRPQWDIPVVGISANNTPYFLNTKEGQGEMDLLGRATREAIRKTGRRAVLLASNTLSHWHFHEEPELPEDMTKEHPERYDGYKWDVRMINLMRQGRMKETFQLLPQFIDEAFAEVKSGAFTWMHAAMGYPELAGRLHGYGTVIGTGNAVIEWNLQEAGLSSLTPAAQAA from the coding sequence ATGAGCGAAGGAATGATTCTTTCCGGCTTCCTGGCGCCGCATCCCCCGCACCTGGTCTACGGCGAAAACCCGCCTCAGAACGAGCCTAGGTCCGAAGGCGGCTGGGAACCGCTGCGCTGGGCGTATGAGCAGGCACGCGAGAGCATTGAACGCATGAAGCCTGACGTGCTGCTGGTCCATTCCCCGCATTGGATTACGCAGGTGGGCCACCATTTTCTTGGCGTGCCACGGCTTACCGGACGATCGGTCGACCCCATCTTCCCCAACATATTCCGCTATGACTTCGGCATGGACGTGGACGTCGAACTGGCCGAGGCCTGCTGCGCAGAGGCCGCCAATCTAGGCCTGGTCAGCAAGATGATGCGCAATCCGAAGTTCCGGCCCGACTACGGAACGATCACCACGCTGCATATGATCCGACCGCAATGGGACATTCCTGTTGTGGGCATATCCGCCAACAACACCCCGTATTTCCTTAACACCAAGGAAGGCCAGGGCGAGATGGATCTTCTGGGCCGCGCCACGCGAGAAGCGATCCGCAAGACCGGACGCCGCGCCGTCCTGCTGGCCAGCAACACCTTGTCCCACTGGCATTTTCATGAAGAACCGGAGCTGCCCGAGGACATGACCAAGGAACATCCCGAGCGCTACGACGGCTACAAGTGGGATGTGCGCATGATCAACCTGATGCGGCAAGGCCGCATGAAAGAAACCTTCCAGCTTCTGCCCCAGTTCATCGATGAAGCCTTCGCCGAAGTGAAGTCTGGCGCCTTCACCTGGATGCACGCCGCGATGGGCTATCCCGAACTTGCCGGCAGGTTGCATGGCTACGGCACCGTCATCGGCACCGGCAACGCGGTGATCGAATGGAACCTTCAGGAAGCGGGCCTTTCAAGCCTGACGCCGGCAGCCCAGGCCGCCTGA
- a CDS encoding MarR family winged helix-turn-helix transcriptional regulator, translated as MTPRQKAALVLLYQEPGLSQNALAERLAMDRNTVAEMVRRMHGGGLIERRPSPTDARAYQLYVAPAGLDLLGRVMPRDVVVEDQLLARLPEEYRGLFVKCLRLIAEYDNEADAPTPD; from the coding sequence GTGACGCCCAGACAGAAAGCCGCCTTGGTCCTGCTTTACCAAGAGCCGGGGCTTAGCCAAAATGCCTTGGCGGAACGCTTGGCGATGGACCGCAACACGGTCGCCGAAATGGTAAGACGCATGCATGGCGGCGGGCTGATCGAGCGCAGGCCGTCTCCGACGGATGCCCGGGCTTACCAGCTGTACGTGGCGCCGGCCGGGCTGGACCTGCTAGGTAGAGTGATGCCGCGCGATGTGGTGGTGGAAGACCAACTGCTGGCTCGCCTGCCCGAGGAATACCGGGGCCTGTTCGTCAAATGCCTGCGCCTGATCGCCGAGTACGACAATGAGGCGGACGCGCCCACACCTGATTGA
- a CDS encoding MFS transporter, with amino-acid sequence MSQPNSFNLRQIAVPAFGPSLLYGISNGAILPVIALTARDQGASVATAGLIAALIGIGSLLCNIPSALITERFGEKRAMAGAALLSMIGLLLVITVPKLWVLALAMLMQGCAQSVFQLARQSYMIEVVPITYRARALSTLGGTTRIGTFIGPFAGAALIHFVGLEGAYWIAICAMFGAGFIAIKAPDIEPSGGKKAGAPRARIGEVARDHRGVYATLGVGVMLISALRASRQVVIPLWADHLGLDATTTSLVYGLVAAVDMSVFYPAGKVMDQRGRLWVALPCTLLMGLSLMAIPLTSGVTSFILVSALLGFGNGIGSGIVMTLGADAAPPGARTQFLGIWRFMADLGASGGPVALSVLTALVSLGGASFGVGTLGLVAAGVFWRWLPGRAQT; translated from the coding sequence ATGTCGCAACCTAATTCGTTCAATCTCAGGCAGATCGCCGTGCCGGCGTTCGGCCCGTCGCTGCTGTACGGCATCAGCAATGGCGCCATCCTTCCCGTCATCGCGCTCACCGCGCGCGACCAGGGCGCATCGGTAGCCACCGCCGGGCTGATCGCCGCCCTGATCGGGATCGGCTCGCTGCTCTGCAATATCCCGTCCGCGCTGATCACCGAGCGCTTCGGCGAGAAGCGCGCCATGGCCGGCGCCGCCCTGTTGAGCATGATCGGCCTGCTGCTCGTCATCACCGTTCCCAAGCTCTGGGTGCTGGCGTTGGCCATGCTGATGCAGGGGTGCGCGCAGTCGGTATTTCAACTGGCGCGCCAGAGCTACATGATCGAGGTCGTGCCGATAACGTACCGGGCACGCGCCCTGTCCACGCTGGGCGGCACGACGCGCATCGGCACCTTCATCGGCCCCTTCGCGGGCGCGGCGCTCATCCATTTCGTGGGGCTGGAAGGTGCGTACTGGATTGCCATCTGCGCCATGTTCGGCGCGGGATTCATCGCCATCAAGGCGCCAGACATCGAGCCCTCGGGCGGCAAGAAGGCGGGGGCTCCGCGCGCCCGCATCGGCGAGGTCGCGCGAGACCATCGCGGCGTGTACGCCACGCTGGGCGTGGGCGTGATGCTGATCAGCGCTCTGCGCGCGTCGCGCCAGGTGGTGATTCCGCTGTGGGCGGATCATCTGGGCCTGGACGCCACCACCACGTCACTCGTCTACGGGCTGGTGGCCGCGGTCGACATGTCGGTGTTCTATCCGGCGGGCAAGGTCATGGACCAGCGCGGCCGCCTGTGGGTGGCGCTGCCCTGCACGCTGCTGATGGGCTTGAGCCTGATGGCGATTCCGCTGACCAGCGGCGTCACGAGCTTCATCCTGGTATCGGCGCTGCTGGGCTTTGGCAACGGCATCGGTTCCGGCATCGTGATGACGCTGGGCGCCGACGCCGCGCCCCCAGGCGCCCGCACGCAGTTCCTGGGCATCTGGCGCTTCATGGCTGACCTGGGCGCAAGCGGCGGGCCGGTGGCGTTGTCGGTGCTGACCGCCCTGGTGTCGCTGGGCGGCGCATCGTTCGGCGTGGGTACGCTGGGCCTGGTGGCGGCCGGCGTGTTCTGGCGCTGGCTGCCCGGGCGCGCGCAGACTTAG
- a CDS encoding Bug family tripartite tricarboxylate transporter substrate binding protein, translating into MHAITARLARRASRSRVALPIPQLAAAALALGLATGPLTSLAADAAFPTKPITMVVPYPPGGPTDIVARLVAAEMSKTIGQNIIVDNRPGASGMIGADLVARAAPDGYTFLANASLHVINPYIYKSMRYDAFKDFAPITQLADVPLVLVVPQTGKVRTVKELIAQGKTQPLNFGSAGSASAQQLAGESFKVRSGLTMQHVPYKGSAPALTDLVGGQIQLMFDSMPSAMPFIKSGKLRAVAVTTARRVDELPGVPTMADSGFPGFDISTWYGLWAPKGTPPEIVAKLADHAARALKQPNVVTQYTALGAKPVGSDPATFARFNVSEGQKWGDIVKAAQITPQ; encoded by the coding sequence ATGCATGCCATCACTGCCCGACTCGCCCGCAGGGCGAGCCGCTCCCGCGTAGCACTACCCATCCCGCAACTGGCCGCCGCCGCGCTGGCCTTGGGGCTGGCCACAGGCCCATTGACCTCGCTGGCCGCGGACGCTGCGTTTCCGACCAAGCCCATCACCATGGTCGTCCCGTATCCGCCGGGCGGCCCGACGGATATCGTGGCGCGCCTGGTGGCCGCGGAAATGTCCAAGACCATTGGCCAGAACATCATCGTTGACAACAGGCCGGGCGCAAGCGGAATGATCGGCGCGGATCTCGTGGCGCGTGCCGCGCCGGATGGCTATACCTTCCTGGCCAACGCATCCTTGCACGTGATCAATCCGTATATCTACAAGTCCATGCGCTACGACGCCTTCAAGGATTTCGCGCCCATCACTCAGTTGGCCGACGTGCCGTTGGTGCTGGTGGTGCCGCAAACGGGCAAGGTTCGTACCGTTAAGGAATTGATCGCGCAGGGCAAGACGCAGCCGCTTAATTTCGGATCGGCGGGGTCTGCATCGGCGCAGCAGCTTGCGGGAGAGTCGTTCAAGGTGCGCTCCGGCCTGACGATGCAGCACGTGCCCTACAAGGGCAGCGCGCCGGCATTGACGGATCTGGTGGGCGGACAGATCCAGCTGATGTTCGACTCGATGCCTTCGGCCATGCCGTTCATCAAGTCCGGAAAGCTGCGCGCGGTGGCGGTTACGACGGCGCGCCGGGTGGATGAGCTTCCCGGCGTGCCGACCATGGCGGACTCCGGCTTTCCGGGGTTTGATATCAGCACCTGGTATGGCCTGTGGGCACCCAAGGGCACGCCGCCAGAAATCGTGGCCAAGCTGGCCGACCATGCCGCGCGAGCACTCAAGCAGCCCAACGTCGTGACGCAGTACACGGCGCTTGGCGCCAAGCCTGTGGGTTCGGACCCCGCCACGTTCGCGCGCTTCAATGTGTCCGAGGGACAAAAGTGGGGCGATATCGTGAAGGCGGCGCAGATAACACCGCAATAG
- a CDS encoding NADPH:quinone oxidoreductase family protein produces the protein MRALICQRHGPVEDVLPGDMPDAPAPGPHDVTIAVEVASVSHATKLLIEGRYQSRPPLPFAPGTEAAGRVIACGAEVTRLKPGDKVVALSRWGCYAERLTLPEHTVYPVPDDLPLLSALPIPISYGTAWCALLWRAAMQPGDTVLVLGAGSGVGLAAVEIASSLGATVLACASSDAKRQAALAAGAAHAFAADENMVQAVKAASGGRGADVVLDAVGGDAFERSVRAAAANARMVSVGFASGRVPDVPLNLLLVKNIALHGFFFGRYIGWTPADERIVHAPAMQRTMSTLFDWARSKRIRPAVTAVYPITGLAAALAALESRQVVGKVAITITTETNPCMPSLPDSPAGRAAPA, from the coding sequence ATGCGCGCGCTGATCTGCCAACGCCATGGTCCGGTTGAAGACGTCTTGCCGGGAGACATGCCGGACGCTCCGGCCCCTGGCCCCCACGACGTCACGATTGCCGTGGAAGTCGCAAGCGTCAGCCACGCAACCAAGCTGTTGATCGAAGGGCGCTATCAAAGCCGGCCGCCCCTGCCATTCGCGCCGGGCACCGAAGCGGCCGGGCGTGTCATTGCTTGCGGGGCGGAAGTCACGCGCCTGAAGCCGGGCGACAAGGTGGTGGCGCTGTCGCGCTGGGGCTGTTATGCGGAACGCCTGACCTTGCCCGAGCACACCGTCTATCCCGTGCCCGACGACTTGCCGCTGCTGTCCGCGCTGCCCATTCCCATTTCCTACGGAACGGCCTGGTGCGCCTTGCTGTGGCGTGCCGCCATGCAGCCTGGCGACACGGTGCTGGTGTTGGGGGCCGGGTCTGGCGTCGGCTTGGCGGCGGTGGAGATTGCGTCGTCGCTGGGCGCCACGGTGCTGGCCTGCGCCAGCTCGGATGCCAAGCGCCAGGCCGCGCTGGCGGCGGGCGCCGCGCATGCGTTCGCTGCCGACGAAAACATGGTGCAGGCGGTCAAGGCGGCAAGCGGCGGACGTGGCGCCGACGTGGTGCTGGATGCCGTGGGGGGCGACGCCTTCGAGCGCAGCGTGCGCGCGGCGGCGGCCAATGCGCGGATGGTCTCGGTAGGCTTCGCCAGCGGCCGAGTTCCCGACGTGCCACTGAACCTGCTGCTTGTGAAGAACATTGCCCTGCATGGGTTTTTCTTTGGCCGCTACATAGGCTGGACGCCCGCTGACGAACGCATCGTCCACGCGCCCGCCATGCAGCGCACGATGTCCACTTTGTTTGACTGGGCCCGCAGCAAGCGGATCCGGCCAGCTGTAACGGCGGTCTATCCGATCACCGGTCTTGCCGCAGCACTCGCCGCCCTGGAAAGCCGACAAGTCGTCGGCAAGGTGGCGATCACAATAACGACGGAGACAAACCCATGCATGCCATCACTGCCCGACTCGCCCGCAGGGCGAGCCGCTCCCGCGTAG
- a CDS encoding CaiB/BaiF CoA transferase family protein — protein sequence MPTTPIDPTSGPQSDSHSAPHSGPHSGPHSGPYSGLRVLDLSQGIAGPYCAQILWQQGADVVKVEPPDGDWGRHVGVVRDGQSALSIAYNVGKRGVCVDARQPRGKALLAQMAQRADVLIQNFRPGVAERMGVGYDSLAERCPGLVYVSISGYGPDGPSSNAPASDSVMQADSGLMFANQTPEGEPRRIGLLMADIATALYAVQATSAALYQQAREGRGQHVQLSLFQACAALQVNDILAYGMAGSRATGAVSAPNGVFSTADASLSVLALNNDQFARLCRALERTDWLADPALSSNEGRMAQRERLHRELAVQLATQPAAHWVASFTREDVLHARVRDYDSLAAHPQAAHIGLLEPLSQPGGGPLPFARVPGAAARRPLQAAPEIGQHTVAVLTEWGVAPSDIQSMLDMGVLRQAPSAQEGC from the coding sequence ATGCCAACCACGCCGATCGACCCTACATCCGGCCCGCAGTCAGACTCGCATTCAGCCCCGCATTCAGGCCCGCACTCAGGCCCGCATTCAGGCCCATATTCCGGCCTGCGCGTACTCGACCTCAGCCAAGGAATCGCCGGCCCTTACTGCGCCCAAATTCTCTGGCAGCAAGGCGCGGATGTCGTGAAGGTGGAGCCGCCGGACGGCGATTGGGGCCGCCATGTCGGTGTCGTGCGCGACGGCCAGAGCGCGCTGTCGATTGCCTACAACGTGGGCAAGCGCGGCGTATGCGTGGATGCCCGCCAGCCTCGGGGCAAAGCCCTGCTGGCGCAGATGGCACAACGCGCCGACGTGTTGATCCAGAATTTCCGCCCCGGCGTCGCCGAACGCATGGGGGTGGGCTACGACAGTCTGGCAGAGCGCTGCCCGGGCCTGGTGTACGTGTCCATCAGCGGCTACGGGCCGGATGGCCCCAGCTCGAACGCACCAGCGTCGGACTCGGTGATGCAGGCCGACAGCGGGCTGATGTTCGCGAACCAGACGCCCGAGGGCGAGCCGCGCCGGATCGGCCTGCTGATGGCCGACATTGCCACGGCGCTGTATGCCGTGCAGGCCACCAGCGCCGCGCTGTATCAGCAGGCGCGCGAGGGCCGCGGCCAGCACGTGCAACTGAGCCTGTTCCAGGCCTGCGCCGCATTGCAGGTCAACGACATTCTTGCGTACGGCATGGCGGGGTCACGCGCGACGGGCGCGGTCAGCGCGCCCAACGGCGTGTTCAGTACGGCGGACGCAAGCCTGTCGGTCCTGGCGCTGAACAACGACCAGTTCGCGCGGCTTTGCCGTGCGCTGGAGCGCACCGACTGGCTGGCCGACCCGGCGCTGTCCAGCAACGAAGGTCGCATGGCGCAGCGCGAACGACTGCATCGCGAACTGGCCGTGCAACTTGCGACGCAGCCTGCCGCGCACTGGGTCGCGAGCTTCACGCGCGAAGACGTGCTGCATGCGCGGGTCAGGGACTACGACAGTTTGGCCGCGCACCCGCAGGCCGCGCATATCGGCCTGTTGGAGCCGCTGTCGCAGCCCGGCGGTGGGCCACTGCCGTTCGCACGCGTGCCAGGCGCGGCTGCGCGCCGGCCGTTGCAAGCCGCGCCCGAGATCGGCCAGCATACGGTTGCCGTGCTGACGGAGTGGGGGGTAGCGCCGTCAGATATTCAGTCCATGCTGGACATGGGTGTGTTGCGCCAAGCGCCATCTGCGCAGGAGGGCTGCTGA
- a CDS encoding LysR family transcriptional regulator has translation MIDNMPDLNLVRLFVAMVESRNLSAAAVRCGMTRSNMSHRLKRLELDLGAQLFRRTTRHVELTQAGQLLYQHGIRLLDEMRAVQAAIDSLDGAVRGDVRIRLPTGLGHLYLAPVLLEFARAHPDISLRVHINDGIGDLISAEVDMALKITSSPPEDHVARRVCGIQWCLCASPAFLAENEPVQKMEHLGRCDLITPQSLGRRFDLRLKQEHGDPLILRVTPRLQSGDYPFLRDAVLAGLGVALLPRYAVWEQLRDQELLEVLPEFEPEGVGDAIYLLTAPNRFPSMATRVLADFIREHIERHVQDWTSLRSRAAGRDAAGNGVSVLRSD, from the coding sequence ATGATTGACAATATGCCGGACCTGAACCTGGTCAGACTCTTCGTGGCAATGGTGGAATCACGCAATCTGAGCGCCGCCGCCGTGCGCTGCGGCATGACGCGATCGAACATGTCGCATCGGCTAAAGCGGCTTGAGCTGGACCTGGGCGCGCAGCTCTTCCGGCGCACCACCCGGCATGTCGAACTGACGCAGGCCGGCCAGTTGCTGTATCAGCACGGCATCCGCCTGTTGGACGAGATGCGCGCAGTGCAAGCCGCCATCGATAGCCTGGACGGCGCCGTCAGGGGCGACGTGCGCATCCGGCTGCCGACGGGCCTGGGTCATCTGTATCTGGCGCCTGTGCTGCTTGAATTCGCGCGCGCGCATCCCGATATTTCGCTGCGCGTGCATATCAACGACGGCATCGGAGACCTGATCTCCGCCGAAGTCGACATGGCGCTGAAGATCACCTCATCGCCGCCCGAGGACCACGTGGCTCGTCGGGTATGCGGCATCCAATGGTGCCTGTGCGCGTCGCCAGCATTCCTGGCGGAAAACGAACCGGTGCAGAAGATGGAGCACTTGGGGCGATGCGATCTGATTACCCCGCAGTCCCTGGGCCGCCGCTTTGACCTGCGCTTGAAGCAGGAGCACGGAGACCCGCTGATCCTGCGCGTGACGCCCAGGCTGCAATCGGGTGACTATCCGTTCCTGCGGGACGCGGTCCTGGCGGGGCTGGGCGTGGCCTTGCTGCCCCGCTACGCGGTATGGGAACAGTTGCGCGACCAGGAACTGCTTGAAGTGCTGCCCGAGTTCGAGCCCGAAGGCGTCGGCGACGCCATCTATTTGCTCACCGCGCCCAACCGCTTTCCGTCCATGGCGACGCGCGTGCTTGCCGACTTTATCCGCGAGCATATTGAGCGGCATGTGCAGGACTGGACAAGCTTGCGATCGCGAGCTGCCGGTCGCGACGCTGCGGGGAATGGAGTATCGGTTCTACGATCCG